From Carya illinoinensis cultivar Pawnee chromosome 5, C.illinoinensisPawnee_v1, whole genome shotgun sequence, one genomic window encodes:
- the LOC122308889 gene encoding uncharacterized protein LOC122308889, whose product MFPNSPLLLLVFLSITLQTLGFPTIGGSGGTQKGIDRRFLLSFRETPRGSNATYNCDPSGLCVPCLYSEKNDVKYRCSETGYRIPFKCLEIEDNSKDTNVKSPHNSRSTLETSDNDPKLDGVLPDAGELTSSMRHRGLLVDPSAVKSGLQAYITYRSCMVPVSEEKLSVLGFEGIVLCLFLIGSSVVYFRRKRTTAMTSFGGGRIQTNSRF is encoded by the exons ATGTTTCCAAATTCACCGCTTCTCCTACTCGTCTTCCTCTCTATCACTCTTCAAACCCTAGGGTTTCCAAC GATTGGTGGAAGTGGCGGAACTCAGAAAGGGATTGACCGCAGATTTCTGCTGAGTTTCAGAGAAACCCCTCGTGGAAGTAACGCTACCTATAATTGCGATCCTTCCGGTCTCTGCGTTCCCTGCCTCTACTCTGaaaag aatgatgtaaaatatcGATGCAGTGAGACTGGTTATCGTATTCCTTTTAAGTGCTTAGAAATTGAAGATAATTCAAAGGACACAAATGTTAAAAGTCCTCATAACAGCCGATCTACTCTGGAAACCTCTGACAACGATCCAAAATTAGATGGAGTATTGCCTGATGCTGGAGAGCTTACCAGTTCAATGAGACATAGGGGTTTACTGGTTGACCCATCAGCAGTAAAGAGTGGACTGCAAGCTTATATTACTTATAGAAGCTGTATGGTACCTGTTAGCGAAGAGAAGTTATCAGTTCTTGGGTTTGAG GGGATTGTGCTGTGTTTATTTCTCATTGGCAGTTCAGTTGTATACTTCAGAAGAAAGCGGACTACTGCCATGACAAGTTTTGGAGGAGGGAGGATCCAGACCAACTCTAGGTTTTAA
- the LOC122310616 gene encoding serine/threonine-protein phosphatase PP2A catalytic subunit-like, with protein MPSNADLDRQIEHLMECKPLPEAEVKMLCDQARAILVEEWNVQPVKCPVTVCGDIHGQFYDLIELFRIGGNAPDTNYLFMGDYVDRGYYSVETVTLLVALKVRYRDRITILRGNHESRQITQVYGFYDECLRKYGNANVWKYFTDLFDYLPLTALIESQVFCLHGGLSPSLDTLDNIRALDRIQEVPHEGPMCDLLWSDPDDRCGWGISPRGAGYTFGQDIAAQFNHTNGLTLISRAHQLVMEGYNWCQEKNVVTVFSAPNYCYRCGNMAAILEIGENMDQNFLQFDPAPRQIEPDTTRKTPDYFL; from the exons ATGCCCTCGAACGCGGATCTGGACCGTCAGATCGAGCATCTGATGGAGTGCAAGCCATTGCCGGAGGCGGAGGTGAAGATGCTCTGCGATCAGGCGAGGGCGATTCTGGTAGAGGAGTGGAACGTGCAGCCGGTGAAGTGCCCGGTGACGGTGTGCGGTGATATCCACGGCCAATTCTACGATCTCATTGAGCTGTTTCGCATAGGAGGGAATGCACCCGATACCAATTACCTCTTTATGGGCGATTATGTAG ATCGTGGGTACTACTCAGTAGAGACTGTCACACTTTTGGTTGCTCTGAAAGTTCGATATAGAGATAGGATCACAATTCTTCGAGGGAATCATGAGAGCCGGCAAATAACTCAAGT gTATGGCTTTTATGACGAATGCTTGAGAAAATATGGAAATGCCAATGTGTGGAAGTACTTTACTGACTTATTTGATTATCTGCCCCTCACGGCCCTTATTGAGAGTCAG GTCTTCTGTTTGCATGGAGGTCTTTCACCATCTTTGGATACGTTAGATAATATTCGAGCCTTGGACCGTATACAAGAG GTTCCACACGAAGGACCAATGTGTGATCTCTTGTGGTCTGATCCAGATGACCGCTGTGGATGGGGAATTTCTCCACGTGGTGCTGGTTATACATTTGGGCAGGATATAGCTGCTCAGTTCAATCATACCAATGGGCTGACACTCATTTCAAGAGCCCACCAGCTAGTAATGGAAGGGTACAACTGGTGTCAG GAAAAGAACGTGGTGACTGTATTTAGTGCTCCGAACTATTGTTACCGTTGTGGGAATATGGCTGCAATACTCGAGATAGGGGAGAATATGGACCAGAATTTTCTGCAGTTTGATCCAGCCCCTCGGCAAATTGAGCCAGACACCACACGCAAGACGCctgattattttttgtaa